In one Gallus gallus isolate bGalGal1 chromosome 20, bGalGal1.mat.broiler.GRCg7b, whole genome shotgun sequence genomic region, the following are encoded:
- the TPD52L2 gene encoding tumor protein D54: protein MESASQDISLNSPNKGLLSDAMMDVPVDSAAAARTATPEGLSAAEEEELRAEIAKVEEEIGTLRQVLAAKERHCGELKRKLGLTPLDGLKQNLSKSWHDVQVSNAYVRTSEKLGEWNDKVTQSDFYKKTQETLSQAGQKTSAALSNVGSVISRKLGDMRNSATFKSFEDRVGTIKSRVVGSRENSTEGLQSPSAGDKPPQDNAPF from the exons ATGGAGAGCGCGAGTCAGG ATATCAGCCTTAACTCTCCCAACAAAGGTCTGCTCTCGGATGCCATGATGGACGTTCCCGTGGACAGCGCGGCCGCAGCGAGGACAGCAACGCCCGaggggctgagtgctgctgaggaggaggagctgagggCTGAGATCGCCAAG GTTGAAGAAGAAATTGGTACTCTCAGACAAGTTCTGGCTGCTAAAGAGAGGCACTGCGGAGAGCTGAAGAGGAAACTAGGTTTGACTCCCTTGGATGGGTTGAAGCAAAACCTGTCTAAAAGCTGGCATGATGTACAAGTCTCCAACGC CTATGTGAGAACATCTGAGAAACTTGGAGAGTGGAATGACAAAGTGACACAGTCTGACTT TTATAAGAAGACCCAAGAAACCCTTTCCCAAGCAGGACAGAAGACTTCAGCAGCCCTTTCCAATGTAGGTTCTGTTATCAGCAGGAAACTTGGGGACATGAG GAATTCTGCAACCTTCAAGTCATTTGAAGATAGAGTTGGGACCATAAAG TCCAGAGTGGTGGGCAGCAGGGAAAACAGCACTGAGGGCCTCCAGTCCCCCTCAGCTGGAGACAAGCCTCCACAGGACAACGCTCCTTTCTAG
- the DNAJC5 gene encoding dnaJ homolog subfamily C member 5 produces MADQRQRSLSTSGESLYHVLGLDKNATSDDIKKSYRKLALKYHPDKNPDNPEAAEKFKEINNAHAILTDATKRNIYDKYGSLGLYVAEQFGEENVNTYFVLSSWWAKALFVFCGLITGCYCCCCLCCCCNCCCGKCKPKPPEGEEQEYYVSPEDLEAQLQSDEREASDAPIVIQPASATETTQLTADSHPSYHTDGFN; encoded by the exons ATGGCAGACCAGAGGCAACGCTCGCTGTCTACCTCTGGAGAGTCGTTATACCACGTGCTGGGACTGGACAAGAATGCTACTTCTGATGATATTAAAAAGTCATACAG gaAACTTGCACTCAAATACCATCCTGATAAAAACCCTGATAATCCAGAGGCGGCAGAAAAATTTAAAGAGATCAATAATGCACATGCAATATTGACCGATGCGACAAAGAGAAACATTTATGATAAATATGGTTCCCTGGGTCTGTATGTAGCAGAGCAGTTTGGCGAAGAAAATGTGAACACATACTTCGTGCTGTCTAGCTGGTGGGCAAAG GCCTTGTTCGTGTTCTGTGGGCTCATCACAggctgctactgctgctgctgtctgtgttgCTGCTGTAATTGCTGCTGTGGGAAGTGTAAACCTAAACCTCCTGAAGGCGAGGAGCAGGAATACTACGTCTCTCCAGAGGACTTGGAGGCACAGTTGCAGTCAGATGAAAGGG aggCCTCAGACGCACCTATTGTGATACAGCCAGCATCAGCCACAGAGACAACCCAGCTCACAGCTGACTCTCACCCTAGCTACCACACTGATGGATTTAATTAA